A stretch of the Nicotiana tabacum cultivar K326 chromosome 6, ASM71507v2, whole genome shotgun sequence genome encodes the following:
- the LOC107828595 gene encoding DEAD-box ATP-dependent RNA helicase 3, chloroplastic, whose amino-acid sequence MACSSSIIGVPSIYQTNPSRRPIPTPLLSLPYSNEKSHFINVRLRHASLVASAVVTPNSSVLSEEAFKGIGGFGKDSLNVSSEPEYDSESEVEDDDESGTEDELAISKLGLPQRLADSLEKRGITHLFPIQRAVLVPALEGQDIIARAKTGTGKTLAFGIPVLKKLSGDEEMRNTLRRGRLPKILVLAPTRELAKQVEKEMKESAPYLNTVCIYGGVSYATQQNALTRGVDVVVGTPGRLIDLINNNTLKLGEVEYLVLDEADQMLAVGFEEDVEVILEKLPSQRQSMLFSATMPGWVKKLARKYLNNPLTIDLVGDQEEKLAEGIKLYALLTTATSKRTILSDLVTVYAKGGKTIVFTQTKRDADEVSMALSNSISSEALHGDISQHQRERTLNGFRQGKFTVLVATDVASRGLDIPNVDLVIHYELPNDPETFVHRSGRTGRAGKEGNAILMYTGNQRRTVRSLERDVGCKFEFVSPPSVKEVLESSAEHVVATLNGVHPESVEYFTPTAQQLMEQQGVNALAAALALLGGFSKPPSSRSLITHEQGWTTLQLTRDSVNSRGFLSARSVTGFLADVYPPAADEVGKIHVIADERVQGAVFDLPEEIAADLLNQELPPGNTISKITKLPALQDDGPASDFYGKFSSNSRGARGGLRDRRGRNSRGLSSGRFSDNDDDNWGNDFRPRGGRTRRGGSDWLIGGDRRTSRPSSGGSRDRFGGACFSCGRSGHRASECPNKRDY is encoded by the exons ATGGCCTGTTCTTCTTCCATTATAGGAGTTCCCTCCATATACCAAACCAACCCTTCACGAAGACCTATCCCTACCCCACTTTTATCCCTTCCTTACTCCAATGAAAAATCCCATTTTATTAATGTTCGTCTCAGACATGCTTCTCTTGTGGCTTCTGCTGTGGTAACTCCAAATTCTTCTGTTCTTAGTGAAGAAGCGTTCAAGGGAATTGGGGGTTTTGGGAAGGACTCTTTGAATGTTAGCAGCGAACCTGAATACGATTCTGAGTCTGAGGTGGAGGATGATGATGAGTCAGGAACTGAGGATGAACTTGCTATTTCTAAACTGGGTTTACCTCAGAGACTTGCTGACTCTCTTGAGAAACGTGGAATTACTCATCTTTTCCCTATTCAG AGAGCTGTTCTAGTGCCGGCACTGGAAGGCCAGGATATAATTGCTCGTGCAAAGACAGGAACAGGGAAGACACTTGCCTTTGGTATTCCAGTATTGAAAAAGCTTAGTGGAGATGAAGAAATGAGAAATACTCTGAG GCGTGGGCGGCTTCCCAAAATTCTGGTACTTGCACCTACTCGAGAGTTAGCCAAGCAAGTAGAGAAGGAAATGAAAGAGTCGGCACCATACTTGAACACTGTCTGCATATATGGAGGTGTTTCTTATGCTACACAGCAAAATGCACTGACCCGTGGGGTTGATGTTGTTGTTGGAACTCCAGGTAGACTTATTGACCTAATAAACAATAACACCTTGAAACTGGGGGAGGTGGAATATTTGGTCCTCGACGAGGCTGATCAAATGCTCGCAGTTGGATTTGAGGAAGATGTGGAAGttattttggaaaaacttccATCACAGAGGCAGAGCATGCTTTTCTCGGCCACCATGCCTGGCTGGGTAAAGAAACTGGCTAGGAAGTATTTGAACAATCCCTTGACAATTGACTTG GTTGGTGATCAAGAGGAAAAGCTGGCAGAGGGGATCAAGCTTTATGCTCTATTAACTACAGCAACATCAAAACGAACCATACTCAGTGATCTTGTTACG GTTTATGCAAAGGGTGGAAAGACAATTGTTTTCACACAGACAAAGCGAGATGCTGATGAGGTCTCAATGGCATTATCAAACAGCATTTCTTCTGAGGCACTGCATGGCGACATTTCTCAACATCAGAGGGAAAGAACTCTAAATGGGTTTAGGCAAGGAAAATTCACAGTGCTAGTTGCGACTGACGTTGCATCTCGTGGTCTTGATATACCGAATGTTGACTTA GTAATCCATTACGAACTGCCCAATGATCCAGAGACTTTTGTTCATCGCTCTGGTCGAACAGGACGTGCTGGAAAAGAAGGCAATGCTATTCTGATGTACACAGGTAATCAAAGGCGAACTGTCAGATCTCTCGAACGTGATGTTGGGTGCAAATTTGAGTTCGTTAGTCCTCCATCTGTTAAAGAGGTTTTGGAGTCATCAGCTGAGCATGTGGTGGCTACACTTAATGGTGTTCATCCCGAATCTGTTGAGTATTTCACTCCAACTGCGCAACAGTTGATGGAGCAACAAGGAGTAAATGCCCTTGCTGCTGCACTTGCTCTTTTGGGTGGGTTTTCCAAACCGCCATCTTCTCGATCTCTAATAACTCATGAGCAG GGGTGGACAACATTGCAGCTGACACGTGATTCTGTAAATTCCAGAGGATTCCTGTCGGCAAGATCGGTTACTGGTTTCCTCGCTGATGTTTATCCACCCGCTGCTGATGAAGTTGGCAAAATTCACGTAATTGCAGATGAAAGG GTTCAGGGGGCTGTGTTTGATCTTCCTGAGGAGATTGCAGCAGATCTACTAAATCAGGAGTTACCACCTGGAAATACTATTTCCAAGATTACTAAG TTACCTGCTTTACAAGATGATGGGCCAGCTAGTGATTTCTATGGGAAGTTTTCAAGCAATAGTCGGGGGGCACGAGGAGGTTTAAGGGACCGTAGAGGCAGAAATTCCCGGGGTTTGTCTAGTGGTCGATTCTCTGACAATGATGATGATAATTGGGGTAATGACTTTAGGCCGCGAGGTGGCCGAACAAGAAGAGGAGGAAGTGATTGGCTCATTGGTGGTGATAGGCGCACTAGCAGGCCTTCATCTGGAGGAAGCAGAGACAG ATTTGGTGGTGCATGTTTCAGTTGTGGACGCAGTGGTCACCGAGCATCTGAATGCCCTAACAAAAGGGACTATTAG